The nucleotide window CAATGCTGCTGATACAACCGAAGTCATCGTTGCCCTGTCTGTAGATAGCCGTGAGCAGGTAGATGAGATTGTACAAGCTGCCCTCGATGCAGGAGGGAAGCCATCCAACGAACCACAGGATCATGGATTCATGTATGGATGGAGTTTTCAAGATCTGGATGATCACCTGTGGGAAGTTTCCTATATGGATCTAAGTGCTTTTCCTTCGGAGTGACAAAATGAAAATAACTAGAGCCTTCCTATATTAAAATAGGAAGGTTTTTTGCATCCAGTATGACTCGTTCAAACGTGATATCTATAGAACATATGGTGTATTTTACCTTTTTGCTATATGATAAATGTCGATTCACGTTGGCGATTTGAATCGAAGCATGCAACATGCTGAAG belongs to Paenibacillus sp. FSL H8-0079 and includes:
- a CDS encoding VOC family protein; protein product: MAIRAKQIFVNLPVQDLKKSVEFFTKVGFEFDANFTDESATCMIIGENIYAMLLVEERFQSFISKKISNAADTTEVIVALSVDSREQVDEIVQAALDAGGKPSNEPQDHGFMYGWSFQDLDDHLWEVSYMDLSAFPSE